A section of the Amycolatopsis sp. AA4 genome encodes:
- a CDS encoding phytoene/squalene synthase family protein translates to MSELDAAGIAEPALRAAYTRCRRINAHHGRTFFLATRLLPARARPAAHALYGFARMADELVDNPEPGTDPAVALDKVAGLVDEVYDGRAPVDPVLAALADTVRRYDIRRDLVDAFLHSMRMDLTVAEYATYADLAEYIYGSACVIGLQMLPVFGTVVPREEAAPSAAALGEAFQLTNFLRDVGEDLDRGRLYLPTEELAAFGVDRAVLLEARRSNRPDPRVRAALAVAVSRTRAVYRRAEAGISLLRPESRPCVRTAITLYEGILDEIEAMDYAVLNRRAVVGKGRRVAVALPALVRRLTARPGRLR, encoded by the coding sequence GTGAGCGAGCTGGACGCGGCCGGCATCGCCGAGCCCGCGCTGCGCGCCGCCTACACGCGGTGCCGGCGCATCAACGCCCACCACGGCCGCACGTTTTTCCTGGCCACCCGGCTGCTTCCGGCGCGGGCCCGGCCGGCCGCGCACGCGCTGTACGGCTTCGCGCGGATGGCCGACGAGCTGGTCGACAACCCGGAGCCCGGCACCGATCCGGCGGTCGCGCTGGACAAGGTCGCCGGGCTCGTCGACGAGGTCTACGACGGCCGGGCGCCGGTCGATCCGGTGCTGGCGGCCCTCGCGGACACCGTGCGCCGCTACGACATCCGCCGGGATCTGGTGGACGCGTTCCTGCATTCCATGCGGATGGATCTGACGGTCGCGGAGTACGCGACTTACGCCGATCTCGCCGAGTACATCTACGGTTCGGCTTGCGTGATCGGGCTGCAGATGTTGCCGGTGTTCGGGACCGTCGTGCCGCGGGAGGAAGCCGCGCCGAGTGCGGCCGCGTTGGGGGAAGCGTTTCAGCTGACCAATTTCCTGCGGGACGTCGGCGAGGATCTGGATCGCGGGCGGTTGTATTTGCCGACCGAGGAGTTGGCGGCGTTCGGGGTCGACCGGGCGGTGTTGCTGGAGGCGCGACGGAGCAACCGGCCGGATCCCCGGGTGCGGGCGGCGCTGGCGGTGGCGGTTTCGCGGACGCGGGCGGTGTATCGACGGGCGGAGGCAGGAATTTCCTTGCTGCGCCCGGAGTCTCGGCCGTGCGTCCGGACGGCGATCACGTTGTACGAGGGGATCCTGGACGAGATCGAGGCGATGGATTACGCCGTGCTGAACCGGCGCGCGGTCGTCGGCAAGGGGCGGCGGGTCGCGGTCGCGTTGCCTGCGCTGGTGCGACGGCTCACTGCCAGGCCGGGACGCCTTCGCTGA
- a CDS encoding CGNR zinc finger domain-containing protein, protein MPGTQPDFAGRSARDAVRRAVALLDVLLREDPAPKSVAAVLVEYGEPQPQLSARDVAELRAAALELREVFAAPDAARAAEVLNALFAAHAGPPRLTAHDENFGWHLHIDSADDGPWGTWLITSSALALATLLADRQSVPGGLCASPSCGKPFAHLGGGSPRRYCSTRCATRERVAAHRARLT, encoded by the coding sequence ATGCCTGGAACGCAGCCGGATTTCGCGGGCCGCTCCGCCCGAGACGCCGTGCGCCGTGCCGTAGCGCTGCTCGATGTGCTGCTGCGGGAGGACCCGGCGCCGAAATCGGTAGCCGCGGTGCTAGTCGAGTACGGAGAACCGCAGCCTCAGCTCTCCGCGCGCGACGTGGCTGAGCTGCGCGCCGCCGCGCTGGAACTGCGGGAGGTCTTCGCCGCCCCAGACGCTGCTAGGGCCGCTGAGGTGTTGAATGCGCTGTTTGCCGCCCACGCCGGACCCCCGCGCCTGACCGCGCACGACGAGAACTTCGGCTGGCACCTGCACATCGACTCAGCCGACGACGGGCCGTGGGGTACCTGGCTGATCACGTCGTCCGCGCTGGCCCTGGCCACGTTGCTGGCCGACCGCCAGAGCGTCCCCGGCGGCCTGTGCGCGTCGCCCTCGTGCGGTAAGCCCTTCGCACACCTAGGCGGCGGCAGCCCGCGCCGGTACTGCTCTACCCGTTGCGCCACAAGGGAACGCGTCGCCGCCCATCGCGCCCGGCTAACCTGA
- the merB gene encoding organomercurial lyase, producing the protein MSSADDLAWDEDVRVAVYRAFAARGRPPTAPELADAAHGSLAVAKQALHRMADPRWLWLDECEHVALAAPFAAVPLGFAVMGEHTMWWGGCAWDSFAIPHLVSGEPEVLVATRCPGCGEPSALVVRRDRPPAGAQVAYFPAPPDQLARDRGKQRLYCSESCVDSPGELLGLDALWHLAKDWYEGCLEPGYRPRGPAEAAAYFAASTSPDAFRSG; encoded by the coding sequence ATGAGCAGTGCAGACGATCTGGCCTGGGACGAAGACGTGCGCGTGGCCGTCTACCGCGCGTTCGCCGCCCGCGGCCGTCCGCCCACCGCGCCCGAGCTGGCCGACGCCGCGCACGGGTCGCTCGCGGTGGCGAAACAGGCGCTGCACCGGATGGCCGACCCGAGATGGCTGTGGCTCGACGAATGCGAGCACGTCGCCTTGGCCGCGCCGTTCGCGGCGGTCCCGCTCGGGTTCGCGGTGATGGGCGAGCACACCATGTGGTGGGGCGGATGCGCCTGGGATTCGTTCGCCATCCCGCACCTCGTCTCCGGCGAGCCCGAGGTGCTGGTGGCGACGCGCTGTCCCGGCTGCGGCGAGCCGTCCGCGCTGGTCGTGCGACGGGACCGGCCGCCCGCCGGCGCGCAGGTCGCGTACTTCCCGGCCCCGCCCGACCAGCTGGCGCGCGACCGCGGGAAGCAGCGGCTGTACTGCTCCGAGTCCTGTGTGGACAGTCCGGGCGAACTGCTCGGCCTCGACGCGTTGTGGCACCTCGCGAAGGACTGGTACGAGGGCTGTCTCGAACCCGGCTACCGCCCGCGCGGACCGGCCGAAGCGGCGGCGTACTTCGCGGCGAGCACGAGCCCTGACGCGTTCCGGAGCGGCTGA
- a CDS encoding MFS transporter, which yields MPSRYRFAAYLTGATAARTGDELSSPAVLLLGVGASGAVAGSTLLAGLTVAAAVGGPLLGAVLDRSRTPGRILAMGLVGYAVGLAAITALFGAVPFALVVTIAVGTGLLAPAIGGGWTAQVPALVPAEKLGKASTLDAMTFTAAALVGPGLAGVLATAAGAPAAVVVAGVLVLIAVPFAWRLPRSAEKQRPRFFEAAVVLVRNPALRQSTATSTLSCVGSGWRSSAIR from the coding sequence GTGCCAAGCCGTTACAGATTCGCGGCGTATCTGACCGGGGCGACCGCCGCGCGCACTGGCGACGAGTTGTCCAGTCCGGCGGTGTTGCTGCTGGGCGTGGGTGCTTCGGGAGCGGTCGCGGGGTCGACATTGCTGGCCGGGCTCACGGTCGCGGCGGCGGTCGGCGGGCCGTTGCTGGGCGCGGTTCTGGACCGGTCTCGTACCCCCGGCCGGATCCTCGCGATGGGACTGGTCGGCTATGCGGTAGGGCTTGCGGCGATTACCGCGCTCTTCGGAGCGGTGCCGTTTGCGCTGGTCGTGACGATCGCGGTGGGGACTGGGCTGCTGGCACCGGCGATCGGCGGCGGGTGGACGGCACAGGTGCCCGCACTCGTCCCGGCGGAGAAGCTCGGCAAGGCGAGCACGCTCGACGCGATGACGTTCACCGCGGCAGCGCTCGTCGGACCGGGGCTTGCCGGGGTGCTCGCCACGGCAGCGGGGGCACCAGCCGCAGTGGTCGTCGCCGGCGTGTTGGTGCTGATCGCGGTGCCGTTCGCGTGGCGACTTCCCCGGAGCGCCGAAAAGCAGCGGCCGCGCTTCTTTGAAGCGGCAGTGGTTCTCGTGCGCAACCCCGCGTTGCGACAGTCCACCGCGACCTCGACCTTGTCGTGCGTCGGATCGGGATGGCGTTCGTCTGCTATCCGCTGA
- a CDS encoding Rv2175c family DNA-binding protein: MSGIPVADDILDAAVAVKPLPEVAAALGVSANKVRQMLRDGELIAVRRDGELCVPGDFFVKDGIVKGLAGTITVLADSGFSRTEMLRWLFTADDTLPGSTPINALRTSHGTEVKRRAQAMAF, translated from the coding sequence GTGAGTGGGATTCCTGTCGCCGACGACATCCTCGACGCCGCGGTCGCGGTCAAGCCGTTGCCGGAGGTGGCGGCCGCATTGGGCGTCTCGGCCAACAAGGTGCGCCAGATGCTGAGGGACGGCGAGCTGATCGCCGTCCGGCGCGACGGCGAACTCTGCGTGCCCGGCGATTTCTTCGTGAAGGACGGCATCGTCAAGGGGCTGGCCGGCACCATCACCGTGCTCGCCGACTCCGGATTCAGCCGCACCGAGATGCTGCGCTGGCTCTTCACCGCCGACGACACGCTCCCGGGCAGCACGCCGATCAACGCGCTGCGCACCAGCCACGGCACCGAGGTGAAGCGGCGCGCGCAGGCGATGGCTTTCTAG
- the pknB gene encoding Stk1 family PASTA domain-containing Ser/Thr kinase, translating to MTRTQPSLVGTLLERRYRVDQLLARGGMSAVYRGLDTRLDRAVAIKIMDPRFADDRSFVDRFVREARSAAQLHHPNVVAVHDQGFDTPAGQDTGLAFLVMELVDGGTLRDLLDEQGQLDVSLALSVAEPVLAALAAAHAAGLVHRDVKPENVLIGRSGQLAGGVVKVGDFGLVRAVASAGTTSSSVILGTVGYLAPEQVATGDTTARSDVYSAGILLYEMLTGRLPYTGDTAISVAYRHVNDDVPRPSELRPDLPPVLDDLILRATRRDPQQRPADATEFLTQLHAARAELGLPPVAVPVPPPPDGDRVSDVERTLPNIPAVQQNVPLDQQTMPVSGPRGTRAMTRAVPVAPPPAAPPPAGPPAAGEPAKPRGKRKMIALAIAGVLVLGGLIGAFAFILSDAKVTTTTVPKLAGLTQAEAGDQLRAAKLNPRYSQEFDNTVEANKVIKVDPAPGTKLDQEATVSVVVSKGKPKVPDIRVGSSLDAATKAIQAQKLTVVQGTPEYSDTAPQGTVLSVSPAAGTPVDIGGQVTLVLSKGQEPLPPVPDVTGRSKDEAFQILKQAGFQPQDGGEEFSQNVPAGAVTRTDPGPGQPGTKKVKVWVSNAVQVPDVRYRPFDQAADLLKQAGLDVDRKGGDGNGHGHGGFSFVLEQDPAPGSFVPKGTKVKIRGFGG from the coding sequence GTGACGCGCACCCAGCCCAGCCTCGTCGGCACCCTGCTCGAACGCCGCTACCGCGTTGACCAGCTGCTGGCCAGGGGCGGGATGTCGGCCGTCTACCGGGGCCTCGACACCCGTCTCGACCGGGCGGTGGCGATCAAGATCATGGATCCGCGGTTCGCCGACGACCGGTCGTTCGTCGACCGGTTCGTGCGCGAAGCGCGTTCGGCCGCCCAGCTGCATCACCCGAACGTGGTCGCCGTGCACGACCAGGGCTTCGACACCCCGGCCGGCCAGGACACCGGCCTCGCCTTCCTGGTGATGGAACTGGTCGACGGCGGCACCTTGCGCGACCTGCTGGACGAGCAGGGCCAGCTGGACGTCTCGCTCGCGCTGAGCGTCGCCGAGCCGGTGCTGGCCGCGCTGGCCGCCGCGCACGCCGCCGGGCTGGTGCACCGCGACGTCAAACCCGAGAACGTGCTCATCGGCCGCAGCGGGCAGCTCGCGGGCGGCGTGGTCAAGGTCGGCGACTTCGGCCTGGTCCGCGCGGTCGCCAGCGCGGGCACCACGAGCTCGAGCGTCATCCTGGGCACCGTGGGCTACCTGGCCCCCGAACAGGTCGCCACCGGCGACACCACGGCCCGCAGCGACGTGTACTCGGCGGGCATCCTGCTGTACGAGATGCTCACCGGCCGGCTGCCCTACACCGGCGACACCGCGATCTCGGTCGCCTACCGGCACGTGAACGACGACGTCCCCCGGCCGAGCGAGCTGCGGCCGGACCTGCCGCCGGTGCTCGACGACCTGATTCTGCGCGCCACCCGCCGCGACCCGCAGCAGCGCCCGGCCGACGCCACCGAGTTCCTGACGCAGCTGCACGCCGCGCGCGCCGAACTGGGGCTGCCGCCGGTCGCGGTGCCGGTGCCCCCGCCGCCGGACGGCGACCGCGTGTCGGACGTCGAACGGACGCTCCCGAACATCCCGGCGGTCCAGCAGAACGTTCCGCTGGACCAGCAGACCATGCCGGTCTCCGGCCCGCGCGGCACGCGCGCCATGACCCGCGCCGTGCCCGTCGCCCCTCCCCCGGCCGCACCGCCGCCCGCCGGCCCCCCGGCAGCGGGCGAACCGGCGAAACCGCGCGGCAAGCGCAAGATGATCGCGCTGGCGATCGCCGGGGTGCTGGTGCTCGGCGGACTGATCGGCGCGTTCGCGTTCATCCTCAGCGATGCCAAGGTCACGACCACGACGGTGCCGAAGCTCGCCGGGCTGACCCAGGCCGAGGCGGGCGACCAGCTGCGCGCGGCGAAGCTGAACCCGCGCTACAGCCAGGAGTTCGACAACACCGTCGAAGCCAACAAGGTGATCAAGGTGGATCCGGCCCCGGGCACCAAGCTCGACCAGGAGGCCACCGTGTCCGTGGTGGTGTCGAAGGGCAAGCCGAAGGTGCCGGACATCCGCGTCGGCTCCTCGCTCGACGCGGCCACGAAGGCGATCCAGGCGCAGAAGCTCACCGTCGTCCAGGGCACGCCGGAGTACAGCGACACCGCGCCGCAGGGCACCGTCCTGAGCGTGAGCCCGGCGGCGGGCACTCCGGTGGACATCGGCGGCCAGGTCACGCTGGTGCTGTCCAAGGGCCAGGAACCGCTCCCGCCGGTCCCGGACGTCACCGGGCGGTCCAAGGACGAGGCGTTCCAGATCCTCAAGCAGGCCGGGTTCCAGCCGCAGGACGGCGGCGAGGAGTTCTCGCAGAACGTCCCCGCGGGCGCGGTCACCCGCACCGACCCCGGCCCGGGCCAGCCGGGGACCAAGAAGGTCAAGGTCTGGGTCTCGAACGCGGTCCAGGTGCCGGACGTCCGGTACCGCCCGTTCGACCAGGCCGCGGACCTGCTCAAACAGGCCGGGCTCGACGTCGACCGCAAGGGCGGCGACGGCAACGGCCACGGGCACGGCGGCTTCAGCTTCGTGCTGGAGCAGGACCCGGCCCCCGGCTCGTTCGTGCCCAAGGGCACCAAGGTCAAGATCCGGGGGTTCGGCGGATGA
- a CDS encoding pyridoxamine 5'-phosphate oxidase family protein, with protein sequence METLSLADFTSFVRANPLGVVATTAPNGHPEAALVSFAVTPDGSLLFNAHHTTRKVANLRANPRAAAVIGCTGTISVQVEGEAVLESSTDAAQIYLEQFPGSRALDEAFALLRLTPDWLRSYDASVEPARVSEGVPAWQ encoded by the coding sequence ATGGAGACTCTTTCCCTGGCGGACTTCACCAGCTTCGTCCGAGCCAACCCGCTGGGCGTCGTCGCCACCACTGCTCCGAACGGCCACCCCGAAGCGGCTCTGGTCAGCTTCGCGGTCACCCCGGACGGATCGCTGCTGTTCAACGCCCACCACACCACCCGCAAGGTCGCCAACCTCCGCGCCAATCCCCGCGCCGCGGCGGTAATCGGTTGCACTGGCACGATTTCAGTCCAGGTGGAAGGCGAGGCAGTCCTCGAATCCAGCACCGATGCCGCGCAGATTTACCTGGAGCAGTTCCCCGGTTCCCGCGCTCTCGACGAGGCTTTCGCCCTCCTCCGCCTGACCCCGGATTGGCTGCGCTCCTACGACGCCAGCGTCGAACCGGCGCGGGTCAGCGAAGGCGTCCCGGCCTGGCAGTGA
- the crtI gene encoding phytoene desaturase family protein: MRTVHGPADHVVVVGAGLAGLSATLHLLGAGRRVTLLEQQKMPGGRAGQQDFGANAVDTGASVLTMPELVDEALHAVGASLADTVPLTRLDPAYRARFADGSTLAVHTDGEAMEAEIRSFAGPAEADGYRRLRRWLTDLYAAQKDHFIGANFDSPLDLVRPELVKLAALGGFGRLGPRVASFLRDERVRRLFSFQALYAGLDPMRALGAYGVIAYMDTVGGVYYPRGGMGAIARAMSDAATRAGAELRFGTEAAWLERVSSRVRAVRTRSGERIECDAVVLATELSAAYRLIGARPRRVLPLKYSPSAFVLHGHADRSWPELDHHTIFFGQAWERTFAEIVREGKLMSDPSLLVTRPTATEPTLAGDGGEIVSVLAPAPNLNTGPIDWARVGPAYREELLRTLEARGLTGFREEYIVDEQLTPADWAARGLAAGTPFSLAHTFPQTGPFRPANLVRAAENVVLAGCGTTPGVGIPPVLISGRLAAERITGR; the protein is encoded by the coding sequence ATGCGGACGGTGCACGGGCCCGCCGACCACGTGGTGGTCGTCGGCGCGGGGCTGGCCGGGCTGTCGGCGACGCTGCACCTGCTCGGCGCGGGACGCCGGGTGACACTGCTGGAACAGCAGAAGATGCCCGGCGGACGAGCCGGGCAGCAGGATTTCGGCGCGAACGCGGTCGACACCGGGGCCAGCGTGCTGACCATGCCGGAACTGGTCGACGAAGCCCTGCACGCGGTCGGCGCCTCGCTGGCCGACACGGTGCCGCTGACCAGGCTCGATCCGGCGTACCGGGCTCGGTTCGCCGACGGCAGCACGCTCGCCGTGCACACCGACGGCGAGGCGATGGAGGCCGAGATCCGGTCGTTCGCCGGTCCGGCCGAGGCGGACGGTTACCGGCGGCTGCGCCGGTGGCTCACCGACCTGTACGCGGCGCAGAAGGACCACTTCATCGGCGCGAACTTCGATTCGCCGCTGGATCTGGTCCGGCCGGAACTGGTGAAGCTCGCCGCGTTGGGCGGCTTCGGCCGGTTAGGGCCGCGCGTCGCCAGCTTCTTGCGCGACGAGCGCGTACGGCGGCTCTTCTCCTTTCAAGCGCTGTACGCAGGTCTCGACCCCATGCGTGCGCTCGGTGCGTACGGCGTCATCGCGTACATGGACACCGTCGGCGGCGTGTACTACCCGCGCGGCGGCATGGGCGCGATCGCCCGCGCGATGTCCGACGCTGCGACGCGCGCTGGTGCCGAACTGCGGTTCGGCACGGAAGCTGCGTGGCTTGAGCGAGTGTCTTCCCGCGTACGCGCTGTACGCACGCGCTCGGGCGAGCGTATTGAGTGTGACGCCGTGGTGCTCGCGACAGAGCTTTCGGCGGCTTACCGGCTGATCGGTGCGCGTCCGCGGCGGGTGCTGCCGTTGAAGTACTCGCCGTCGGCCTTCGTGCTGCACGGGCACGCGGACCGGTCGTGGCCGGAACTGGACCACCACACGATCTTCTTCGGCCAGGCGTGGGAACGCACCTTCGCCGAGATCGTCCGCGAGGGCAAGCTGATGAGCGATCCTTCGCTGCTGGTCACGCGCCCGACCGCGACAGAGCCGACGCTCGCCGGTGACGGCGGCGAGATCGTCTCCGTGCTCGCTCCCGCCCCGAACCTGAACACCGGCCCGATCGACTGGGCGCGCGTCGGACCGGCTTATCGCGAAGAACTGTTGCGCACGCTGGAAGCGCGCGGTCTCACCGGGTTCCGCGAAGAGTACATTGTGGACGAACAGCTGACTCCGGCGGACTGGGCGGCCCGCGGGTTGGCCGCCGGGACGCCGTTCTCGCTCGCGCACACCTTCCCGCAGACCGGCCCGTTCCGGCCCGCGAACCTGGTGCGGGCAGCGGAAAACGTGGTGCTCGCCGGATGCGGGACGACGCCGGGCGTCGGCATCCCGCCGGTGCTGATCTCCGGGCGGCTCGCCGCGGAAAGGATCACCGGACGGTGA
- a CDS encoding polyprenyl synthetase family protein, whose amino-acid sequence MDAPGFDADLPAHVERALADFLGRAGSEILRTEPSVAAGIEALSGFVLGGGKRIRPTFAWWGWRGAGGAASGPLAEGALQAVASLELIQACALIHDDLIDSSDSRRGRPTVHVAAEKLHAGRGWLGSPSVFGLASAVLVGDLALAWADDMFAEAPLPAETIAAARPAWRAMRTEVLAGQYLDVRTQAVGDASPEAALRIDRLKTAAYTVQRPLHLGASLAGADEQLIATLLEFGGDVGVAFQLRDDLLGVFGDPSVTGKPAGDDLREGKRTLLVALGLQLAAERGDHAAAKVIADAIGAADLAGATVDRVREALTSVGAVAAVERQIDELTASANAALDRAHLAEPAPSALAGLIRLATQRKF is encoded by the coding sequence ATGGACGCGCCCGGATTCGACGCCGACCTGCCCGCGCACGTGGAGCGTGCGCTGGCCGATTTCCTCGGCCGGGCGGGGAGCGAGATCCTGCGCACCGAGCCGAGCGTCGCGGCCGGGATCGAGGCGCTGTCCGGGTTCGTGCTGGGCGGCGGCAAGCGGATCCGGCCGACGTTCGCCTGGTGGGGCTGGCGCGGCGCGGGCGGCGCGGCTTCCGGTCCGCTCGCCGAGGGCGCGCTGCAGGCGGTCGCGAGCCTGGAGCTGATCCAGGCGTGCGCGCTGATCCACGACGACCTCATCGACTCCTCCGATTCGCGCCGCGGCAGGCCGACCGTGCACGTGGCCGCCGAGAAACTGCACGCCGGACGCGGCTGGCTCGGTTCGCCGTCGGTGTTCGGGCTGGCCAGCGCGGTGCTGGTGGGCGACCTGGCGCTGGCCTGGGCCGACGACATGTTCGCCGAGGCCCCGCTGCCCGCGGAGACGATCGCGGCGGCCCGGCCGGCCTGGCGCGCGATGCGCACCGAGGTGCTCGCCGGGCAGTACCTCGACGTCCGCACGCAGGCCGTCGGCGACGCTTCGCCCGAGGCCGCGCTGCGGATCGACCGGCTCAAGACCGCCGCGTACACCGTCCAGCGGCCGCTGCACCTCGGCGCCTCGCTCGCCGGGGCGGACGAGCAGCTGATCGCCACCCTGCTGGAGTTCGGCGGCGACGTCGGCGTGGCGTTCCAGCTGCGCGACGACCTGCTCGGCGTGTTCGGCGACCCGTCGGTGACCGGCAAGCCCGCCGGCGACGACCTGCGCGAGGGCAAGCGCACCCTGCTCGTGGCGCTCGGCCTGCAGCTGGCCGCCGAGCGGGGCGACCACGCCGCGGCGAAGGTGATCGCCGACGCGATCGGGGCCGCCGACCTGGCCGGCGCCACGGTGGACCGGGTGCGGGAGGCGCTGACCTCAGTCGGCGCGGTCGCCGCGGTGGAACGCCAGATCGACGAGCTGACTGCCTCCGCGAACGCCGCGCTCGACCGCGCGCACCTGGCCGAGCCCGCCCCGTCGGCGCTCGCCGGGCTGATCCGGCTGGCTACCCAGCGGAAGTTCTGA